Genomic window (Apodemus sylvaticus chromosome 22, mApoSyl1.1, whole genome shotgun sequence):
TGTGGTTTGAGGACCCTGCTTACTGCCCTGAGCTTTGTTTTCTGACAGTCACACTGTTGTATGTTAGGAGCCTCCAACAGGACTGCCCTCCAGACCAGGGTGAAATGCTAccgtcttttttttcttccttgcttgATGACCttttacatgaaataaaaagtagGTCAGAACTTGTGTCCAGAGGGGAGAAATGTTGTCTAGAGACCTGAGCCTGTCAGGTGACTTACTGTGTAACCCTAAAGTGGACCGACCCTTTGGGGCCTGCCTTTTGGCTAAGGAAGGACTTAGCCTTGAGGAGGTAAGAGCTTGGTAGAGAgtgtgagggagaagggaggtaGGAGAGCCAGGGTTTGTTTACGGCTGGGGCTGGGCGGGCGGTTTGCATAGAGTCTGTTCCTATGTTGTTTCCTATCAGTGGGAACATTTCTTGCTGTGGCCCTCCCAAGTACTGCAAGGGTACAAATAGATGATTTAGGTCATAGTTTCCTTGCCTCCACCATTCATTATAATTTATTAGAAACTAACCtcacttgaaaaaataaatgcttgagaaaaaaaaaatctagtggtCAGGGGCCCTCGAGGAAGcaattcacttatttattttttaagcagGATCTCATTTTGGTCCAGACTAGCTTTGAATTTGTGgcccctcctacctcagcctcctgagtgtggggtCACAGACTGACTTGGCGCTTTTTGGCGGCCCACCTACACgttcctgctcttccagattcTCCTCTCAGCTGTAACTTTCTAATTCATTTCCTTACCtccttttcatatttatttattaagccaGGAACTCATTGTGCAGCCCTGTTTGCCTGAaaatagctctgtagaccaggctgactcgCAGTTCACAGCACTCTGTCTGCTCTGCCTGCTAGTGCtggggttccccccccccccgaccccagacagggtttctctatgtagccctggctgtcctggaactcattctctagaccaggatggcctcgaactcagaaatccccctgcctctgcctcccaagtgctgggcttataggtgtgcaccaccaccgcccggctactacCCTGTTTTCTAAAGTCCCAGAGCAGAGGTATTTCTTTAGTGATTACTGCCTGTATCTCTGCCCAGCAGGTATTTCTgcatgtttttcttttgtctgtctcCATGTGGGACAGTCTGCTAAGATTTTTCCAggtgtctcactgtctctgtagTTCTGTGGATAGGTGGTAACCCCATACTGTAGTTGAGGGAAAGGACCTGAAAGAAACTAGTTCAGCCTCACATAGTGGTGGCAGGGTCATGATTTGAATCCAGGCTTGTCTTACTCAGAAGCTGGGTTGAATTTTCCAGAGAGTCTGGCTGCTGTAGGAGCAGATATAATGTAGGCCCTTTGGCCTCCTTCCTTTCTGGCTGAGCTGTGTTGTGCCAATTTCAGCAGTTTGCTGACTGTACACTCATTCTGTGTTAAAGAAACCTGTTTAGCTGTCGGTATATGAAGGCCAATGAGGGAAGAAAAATCCTGTTTTTGCTACTCTGACTCTTGGGACTTTGTGGCAGCTTTCTTAGGATAGCCACCAGGGCTTAAAGGGAAGCCAGTTAAAGTCAGTCCCAGATTGTTTAAGTCTCGCTCACTTGGCAGTTTTCTGAGCCGTGGGACTGAGGCTGCTGCAGATAACACTGCTGCTGGTTTCTGAGTTTTCCACTCagtgaggggtgggagtggggtccacacatgcacagcatTTCTGTGGATTGGTAAACAAAATCTAGCCAATGTTCAGATTTGCAAGAGTCCCTGCCCTCCTGAGAGAAGGAAATTCTTAGCACCCAGGTGGAAGAGAAATAGCCTTTTAGGTTGCATAGGTGTGTCCTGAGGCTTTAGGGCTTGGAAAGGAGCTAGGCGTGGTAGCCCCACATCCTTTGTAAGCCGTGGGTCTTTGATTTCCTGAGGAGATACAGGGAGAAGAGTCTGAAGACAAAACTACAGTGAGTTTCCTGTCCCATTGTCTCCTATGTGCAACTGATCACAAGGCTAATGTCACTTACAGGAACTGTTAAcagttatgtttatttttttgagggcTTGACCTTAGCCATTGGGACTTTTAGTTCATCTTTCACCTTTCCTTTGAAATGATGGTGATCTGGAGGATAGAGCTCTAGGGATACGCTCTCAGGAGTGAGTCAGATGAGCTCAGACATGGTCAGGGTGGTGTGGTCATGGCTAATCTGCCCATCTGTCAAAGAATCCAGGTGTCAGGAATCTTCAGGTACAAGGCGGATTTAAAAAATCTTCAGTTCTTGCTGAGAAAAGGCACActccttgtcttagggtttctattcctgcacaaacatcaagaccaagaaacaagctggggaggaaaggtttgttCAGCCTACACTTTCCagattgctgttcatcaccaaaggaagtcaggactggaactcaagcaggtcaggaagcaggagctgatgcagaggccatagaagaacttttttttgttgttgtttttgttttgttttgttttttttgagacagggtttctctgtgtagccctggctgtcctggaacgcaactctgtagaccaggctagccttgaactcagaaatctgcctgcctctgcctccaagtgctgggattacaggcgtgcgccaccacgacCGGCTTAGAAGGATGTTACTTgttggcttgcttccccaagactaccagcccagggatggtaccacccacaatgggtggggccctcccccatcatcactaattgagaaactgccccacagctggatctcatggaggcacttccccaactgaagctcctttctctgtggtaactccagcctgtgtcaagttgacacacaaaaccagccagtacactcctGAAATAGTTTAGGGAGGAGGTTTAAGGAATCTTGCTAAAAAAGCCGGATTGTTTGTCAGGATGCATGAGTACtcatctcttggaactggagggTGTTATATCTTTGGAAAGACCCtagtttagtttgggttttttggggggtgggtggggaggaagcACATTTCCAGCTTGTTACCAAGAAGACTGAGGGCTGTAGAGGATTTCCTTTACCCTTGATGTCAGTCCTAgaaatggggagatggctctggagACGAGTGTCTTAGGCAGACTCTTGTGCAGGTGTTCTGCCCCTCACCACACTGGCCCTGCCACTGTACAGGCTTTAGTCTTGTTTCTGTAGGAGCTGCACCAAGTGGCTCCTGAGCTGAGCCTCAGTAGAACATTTCTCCTGCTGGTTTAACCAAGCCAGTGCTGAAGAGGGCAGCGGACGTGAATTCTCAGTCGGTGGCATGTAAGATAGTTGCAGCAGGAGGAGGCTGCAAAACACCTTCCTCTCTTTTTACAAGCCTGTTTTTCTTTGCCAGCTTGGGAactttttgaattaaaaaaatttgaaaaagataACAAAAAAGTACAGCTGGTATATTATTTGTAGTAAGTAATTTAGTAATGTGAAAGTAAGAGTGGCTTCCCTGACAGATGACCCAGGTTTTTTTAGATGGAAAAATCAGTTGAGCTAATTAGAGTTGCTGGCTGTTCCCTGGTCTCAGGAGGTTTTCTCTGAACTCCCCTTGAAGAGCTGTACAGTATCTCAGTCCCTTTATGTCAGAACGAGACTCACTCACTTCCACCCTTTCCCAGCATGCCCACGAACTAAAGTTAAAGTTCTGTTGAAGTGATTACTGTTTGGTTTCTTTGATGTTTCTCCTCCACGTCAGCAGCTATCTGATTCTTGTCTTTGTGTGAATTCTCTTTGGAACCAGATGCAGAGGGAGTGGCCCCTTGTACTGGGAGAGTGTTGTCCTGGCAGTGCCTCTGGAGggtctctctgctctgtcttgCCTCTGATGTGCtttctctttgtgttttccttagcCTCAGACTATGGCATGAAGCTGCCAATCCTGCGCTCCACCCCAGAGGACCAGATCCTGTATCAGACCGAGCGGTACAATGAGGAGACCTTTGGCTACGAAGTCCCTGTCAAGGAGGAGGGGGACTATGTGCTGGTGTTGAAGTTTGCTGAGGTCTACTTTGCACAGTCTCAGCAGAAGGTGAGGGTGTTCAGGCTCCGGCTTGGCCAGTGGCACACCGCTGCTCTTGAACAGTTCAGTGCTCCGATGCCAGAGTAGAAACCCGTGAGCCTCCTGGTAAGGGAGGAACAGGGAGCTCTGAGGGAAACtggattccccacccccaccctgcaccAGAGAAGCTGGGTCCTCTTGCCCATTGGTTGTACCTGTCTTGGGGTTGGTGACAAAGCTGGTACTTTAAGGAATGTCCTGCTCACTGCCTTCCTCAGTTCTCAGCAGCTTATCCCCTGCATCCGTTTCCCTGgtgctctctgtctcctttctcccctgTAAGGTCAGTGTGAAACCTTGGCAGTAAAGGGCAGTGGTGCTGTCGGCTCTGGGGAAGGGCTGCAGCCTCCTTGTATGTCCAGAGCTGTAACTTAGGTTATGAAGCCCAAGCAGGTACCTAGCGTCTGAGTTCTTGAAGGGATTTGAAGCTGGTGGTGTtaaccttttttcttttactcctGGCAGGTGTTTGATGTCCGATTAAATGGCCATGTCGTGGTGAAGGACTTGGACATCTTTGATCGTGTGGGGCACAGCACGGCTCACGATGAGGTTATCCCTCTGAGCATCCGGAAGGGGAAGCTGAGTGTGCAGGGGGAGGTGTCAACCTTCACGGGGAAGCTCCACATCGAGTTTGTCAAGGTAACAGTGGCCTCACAGCCTCACATTCTGGGAGGCGAAGGTGCTGCTGCCCCGCCCATGGCCTGACTGTGCTTTTCCATTCCCTAGGGGTACTATGACAATCCCAAAGTCTGTGCGCTCTACATCATGGCTGGGACCGTAGACGGTAAGTTCAGGTTTTTACCTTCTGCGTCTTGACTAGTGCTAAAGGATATGGTTGAGAACTGCTTGGGATAATTTAGCTGATCATTACTTTGGAAATATGTAAAGCCAAATATTGGTGAACTCCAAGTCAGAGGAATGGGGACAAAGTATCACATGGTGCTGGCtacaagggttttgttttgttttgtttttttatttttgttttgggtttttttggatttggtttttcaaggcagggtttctctgtgtagccctggctgtcctggaactcgctgtgtagaccaggctggccttgaactcagaaatccgcctgcctctgcctcccagagtgctgggattccaggtgtgtgccacaccTGGCTCACAAAGGGTTAAAgtcaggtctgtgttcatccCTGCCTGTTGCTGTGTAATCAACAGTTGGTCTTtgacaaaatcttttttttttctcctcttgagatagagtctctctagtcctggctgtcctggaactcactatataggccAAGCTGTTGTCCTTGACTCAcaagagaccctcctgcctcagtctccctaatGCCTCTGTGAGCTGGGATCAGTGAGAGCACCTTTGGGGTCCCTGCCTGTTATCTCACTCAGTCAGAATTACCTGAGGGATGGCAGGAAGACTCAACAGGGAAGTCACTGCTGCTGAAAGCTGTGAATGAGTCTGATCCCTAGGACCCACGTGACAGACGGAAGGAACTGCTCCCATAGCTTGTCCTCTCACCTCCAGGGGAGCTCCTGTGCATGCAcccgcgcatacacacacacacacacacacacacacacacacacacgtggttTGAGTTCTAGTCCtttggagaaaaagaagaaagagtccCTGTGGGTTTTGGTAGGCGCTGCTACGGTTCCCTGAGATGTTCATTGTCAATGTCTCCTTGACTTTGCAGTTCAGTCTTGATAGATCTCTTGCTCAGGGTTTAGGTTACTCTGGCTGCCAGCCTCCCAGCTGATTTTTGCATGGAAAACTTGGTATCTTACAGCTTTTTCTCCTCCACCTTTTCTCTGTGCTATTTCCTGTCGTGTCTTGAATCCATGGAAACTCATATCCTTAGTTTATTTAGGCTTACTTTATGTGTATAAGCattttgtctgtgtgcatgtgcttattcaagtgtgttagtatgtgtgttgtatattgtgtgttgtgtgtgtaccatgtgtgtagtGTTCTCAGAGCTCAGAAGAGAAACTGGAACTGTGGTTATGCCATGGTGGCCATGAGCCAccgtgttggtgctgggaaccgaacctaggtcttctgcaagagcagccagcactcacACGCATGGAGACGTCCTTTAGCCCCAGCCCTCTGTCCTGgtcccttccctccctgcccagTGCTGACGCGGATCTTCTAGGAAGGAGATACTTTACACCAGGCTCCACTTGAGTTCCCCAGGATTCAGGGCAGTCAGCTCTTTAGTGTCTGTATCAGAAGGAATgtggacagagaaaagaaagaggaggacttTGAAATAAGTTTTACCTGTCAGATCACTGTCCCTGCCTATTGTGGGCCTCTTGGAACTTGAAGATGTGAGGTAGGAAGGGGCGATAACTTCCCTGTGGGGAAGGCCCTGTACAGATTACTCTTTTAGTAAAACCTGAATGTGACTATGTTCCTGTGTTCTGCTGTTTAAGTTAGTGATAATTCCTAAGTCTCCCTGTGGAACCTGGCTAGACCACAGGGGCGTCTCTAGTGTGGCTCATTGACTGCTCTGAATGGTCTTGTGTACATGCTCTGGGATTCAGAGTGCTTAAAGGGtgtgtccttttttcttttttctattagatGTACCAAAGCTGCAGCCTCATCCAGgactggagaagaaagaagaggaggaggaggaggaagaatatgATGAGGGGTCTAATCTCAAAAGACAGACCAACAAGAACAGGGTGCAGTCAGGCCCTCGCACACCTAACCCCTACGCCTCGGACAACAGCAGCCTCATGTTTCCTATCCTGGTGGCCTTCGGAGTGTTCATTCCAaccctcttctgcctctgccgCTTGTGAGAACTGACCATCCTCAGCAGGGTGGAGGGCATGGGAAAGAAACCAGACATGGTGGTTTCTGTATTCTTCAGTGTttagcaaaagagaaaacaaaccaaacagtgcacactcgcgcgcgcgcgcacatacacacacacatgcacatatacacacacacacacacacgcacgcacacacacacacacacacacacacacacacaaagagataaGAGAGCAGAGTGAGTGGGGTCCCCCCCCAACACTGGTCGCAGAGCTGCTCAGTTCTGCTCTGCCTAGCTGGCCCCCAGCTCTCTTTTTCTCTGGGGTACGTAGGTGAGTGGATCCTTTGTCTCCAAGGACCCTCATTATATACCTAGTAGAAAGGACTCTAAACTCAGAGCAGTCACAGTTCCTGGGCTTTTTTAGGTTAGACATTAACAAACAGCAGGAAAATGTCACATAACCTGGAAAGACTGCACTGGGAGTTGAGTGTGTTCTGAGTTTATGTCCAGATGTGATTTCAGAAGTCATGGTATTCTAAGTATGTGTTGGGAGGTAAATAAGTTGGATGGTAAAGACAAAGGCTTGGAAAAGAAAGTCAGTGCTTCCTCCTTGGAAGCCTTTCTGGGTTAATCTGTTGATGTCTCCACCTCACGTGTCTTCTCTGTCATCTCTCGTCTTGATGTGTGCCAGTTGGAGGACTGTGGTATCCAAGACGACTAGTGTGTGTCAGGTCCTCAAATCGCCTACAGCTTGTTACTACAACAAATCGTTTTGATTTTAGTGCCTGTTGAGGACTTGATTTCTTCTTGATTTTTCTCTTAATCTGGTTCATTTGAAATTTCTTACTTCTTAACCATAGAGCTAAGTTATTGTCAAAACTGGGCAGGAGACAGGAGATTGGAGTTGTCTCTGCAGGGGTGCCTGGCCCGCCACCACCTCCCCTTGTTGGTACCTCCCTCCCTGAATCCCTGACCGCGCGCAGCTCTTACTGGCCCCTCCATAGGGCCTTGCTGCCAGGGGACAGGGATGCTTTCCAGCCTGCAGCAACAGAACACTTGACCTTAAAAGTCTCTTCTGGTCTTTGGATTAGAAAAGGCTTATGTTAGCAACCTCAGAGACTTGAGCCCTGCTAAGCGACTGACCACTGTTTAGAATGTCCAGAGTCTGATGTCCATCTGTCCCCGTGTCCTCTGTCCTCTTTCAGCTAGTTTAGGCTGATGCCTAGAGCCACCCCAAAGAACTAAGACTGGCTGCAGCAGCCCAGCTGTGTGCTCAATTGATCCTAGTACACTCGCCTGCcgtctcctccccatccccatccaaGGAGCAGCTACGGTCCATCCAAGTGCGATGTGACAGAGACTCCTAGTCAGCAGTAGTTCTGGAGGTTCTGAATGTCTAACTTTAGCATCAAAGTGTCTGTCTCAAATTCCCAGTAAACACCTCCATAGGGGATGAAGTTTCTGTGTTCCCCATCTTTCTTTTGGTCACCTTCAACTGTTTGTCAGTTAAGATGTAGTGAGGGACAGCCCAGCTGCGATAAAAGGGATTCTCTAGGTCAGAAGCAGCAGGGTCTGCTTCAGCTTGAGGTGGGGCAGTGTAAGCCAGGCCAGGCCCATAGTTCTGAATGTGTTAAAATGTTAAGTTTGCCTTATCAGATATCTGAGCTGTGTGACACAGTAAGTAGTTCTTGGGCTACGTCTTGACTTTGGCTCCTAATGATGACTCCAGGCCAGCATTCCGTCATTTGAGAACTGTCCTCTATTTTCTCTGTGACTTAGGCTAGCCCTTGGGTACTGAGTGGGCAGCCGCACAGCTATGGCCTCAAGTTGCTGTCAGGAGCTCTTCCTGGAGTGCTTGCAAAGGTCCTGTTTCTACAGGATCAGGTACTACCGTGGCCTCTTGGGAACTACCTGCCTAGGGCAATAGGTGTCCTGACTCATGGGGCTTCTGACAGAGCTTTGGTTCCTGGTCCATCACTATTACAAACCTGTGGGCCAGTGTCAGCACATTGACAAAGAGGTGAAGGAGAACAGCTGCCTCCATGCTGCCTTGTTTGCCTGGGTCTCTGAGGAAGGAGGGGTCCTGCTTTCTCACCCCAACTCATCCCTGTGGTGACTCAGAGTCTCAGAAGGAAACCCTGACTCCCGGGGCCATTTCCTAACGGTACTGTAAGCCAAGCAGCTCggctcctgcctctgtttccaagcCCACCCCTTCCCTGAGGGATTGGGACGCTGCTTTCCTCTGTAGTGGTGTCTGAACGGAAGGAACATCTTTCTGTAGCTAACAAAAACTAAAAGGGAAGCGAGGAAACAGAAGGGAAGGAGTGTGGCGGGGCGGGCCTGGGGTAGACTCCCTAGCCAAGCCTGCTCAGCTAATACAGCTGCTTCACGATGAACTTGAAAGCTTTGCCCTTCCTCCAACAGATGTAGGTACACGAGGTTTGGGCTAACGGgctgggtggggcagtctttatttttatttttgtattgtgtGTGTCAAGAATTACTCCATTGTTCATGTTGCTTTCTGCACTGTTTGTTCCTCTGAGTTTTGAGCTAGAACAAGGAGTTGCCTGGGGGTGGGAGCCGTGAGGTGCCAGTCAGGGAGTGGACAGGAGAGGCCAGGGTTTTCCGtctgagctgtcctctgacccagGATTTTAGAGCCCACAGATCCAGCGGTAGAGAGGAAGGCAAAGGAGTAGTGTGGTTCTGGCCATGCTTGGGAGGAGCAAGCAGGGACGGCTGGGTTGAGTCACAGGGTCAGTGTGATTCAGGTCAGTCAGGGCAGCTGGCCTCTGACTGCGTTGCTTTAGGTCTTATTCAAATTCTTAAACATTGTGCCAAGAAATGATTTGTGGGATTCATGTCCCAAAACCATTAAATCTATTGTTTGGAAAGCCTGCAGTCCTGAGGAGGAGCTGCTCACGAGACACCCACAGATCTGGCAGTTTGAAAGGCAGCCTTCAAATGCCCATCGATGAAATATGTGACCTTTCCTCCTGTTCCTGCTGGGTAGGGGATCCCAGGGTCACATGCGCCTCAGTGAGATGGGTAGAGTtaagctgtgtttgactcctgcTTTGTGTGCCTGGGAGCAGTTTTAGAACTGTGGTTCgactttttaattttgttgagaAGCTTCTGTTTTAAGGAATTTCTCCTTCTTGTCTCATTCTTGCCTCTCCTGGGAAGAGATGCCCTGGCCTAGGTCTTAGCTAAGGATCTGAGAGACAGCCGCAGCATTCCCTTCTCTTAGCACGCAGAGCCCTCTCCTTAGAAACTGGCTCACCTTTCAGAGTCCAGGGAGGAGTCAGTAAGGAGTCAGTAGGTTCCCTCTCCTCCCTGGGAACTGGGGAAGGACCCGCCCCGTCAGCACAGTGCCTTTTCCTCTCCTGCTCTGAGTTAGGTGGGCGTACCTCTGGATCCAGGTCTGAGCAGGCTCCGATAGTCCCCATCATgggctctttctctgtctctccccctcctcgCTGGCCTGCTCTGACATAATTCAAGTGTCTTCTCGCCTTGAGGAACCTTAAATGGAAGTGTGGCCACCACATGTGATTCTGCTCTGTGACTCTATAAAAACCTAGGAGAGCACATGAGTACTCTCCAATGAGAGACTAACAGATGCTCCTGCTGTTAAAAGACAGAGCTAGCGAGGTGTCGTTAGGCCTCCTGCTGTGCCTCTGAAGAAGGTGACTCTCAGGTATGACTGACTGAGGCTACACAGACAACTGCAGACACCCAGGATCCGCTCAGAGATGGCAGAAGAGCTCGACCTCTCTGACAGGGAAGATGTAATTAGGATCAAAGAGCACCAAGAAAATTGCAAAGGAGCCTTGCTGCTTACACCCGAGAGCTTGGGTAGCTTTCTCTTCAGGGGAACTAGAGCTGTCTGTCAGTCTCCCCGACTCAGGGCAGGGGCAGGTGTGGATTTCTGCATGGTGGTAGACGACTGCAGGTGCTGGGGTCAGCTGCCCAGGGAGGCCGCTTGCTCTGTGCGTGGATGGCCTATTGCCCATctgctctgcctttctttctcaggctgcttttGCCTCGTTTCTCTAGGTGGCCAGATCGTCTTGATAAGAGCAGGCCTGGGGACTGGTTGGATCGGCAGGAAAAGAACAGAGTGCATCTCTTGGGATGGCTTCTCTCAGGAGTATAAAAACAAGGGGCAGGATGGTGCTGGCAGCCAGGGAACAGGAGTGCCTGTGGAGTTGGCAGAGAGGCCCTGGCACGCTCGCTCACTCGCTCGCTCGCATCCAGGCAGTCTTGTGTGATGGGAGCGCATAGCGTCGGGAAAAGCAGAGCTCCAGCCTCACCTCTATTTTGAGCTTAGTGCTTTATTCCAGTatgaggaaaaacaacaacaaactgaaGTGTGCTTTCCGTCCTTTCAAAGGACAACTGTCAGGAAACAGTTGAGGTGCCAGGTGGGAGGGGAGACTTGGCAAGAAGAGATGTCATGGCAAAGCGAGGAAAAGAGGCCTTCTTGGCTCTTCGCTTTCCTGGTGTGCCATGATCCAGGGAATGAGAAGAAATTTGACCCTGGATTAGTTCCTTGGTTGGAGTTAAGGAACATTACCTTTTCACACAGTTGTCCCGGGGTTGGATGGCTATCCATTCTAAGCTCAGGGGAGCTTCTTCAACCACCATCAGCCCAGCCTGGCTTGTGAGGGAACCAACCTGGTCCTCAGCATTGAAGTTGGCTGCTTCCTCTGGAACCCAGTACTGAAGAGCAGGCGTCAAGTCCTTAGCCTCTGtagctcctctctttcccttcaaGGCCACACCGTACATTTACAGCAGTGTAGCAAGGTGTATTGAGGGGCCCTGAACCTGGCTGGCCAGGGAAGCAGCAGGGGGTAGGTAGAGCAGTTGTTCCTTCTGGGCTGTCTCCATCCGTCTCTACCCCTTCCATGCCCCACCCCACTTCCACCAAAAAGTAAAAAATCAGGATGTTTTTCACTGTCCATtgctttgtgttttaataaaCAATTTGCAGTGATACTCCGTGTTGAGATTGAATTTAACTCACAAAGAGTGATGGTaacctggctgtggtggcacacgcttgtcaTCCCAACACCTGGGAGAGTCAGGAATTGAAGACCACATTCAATTAAGTACTCAGTTAAATTCTCAATCtgaactccccacccccactgctaaGGA
Coding sequences:
- the Mlec gene encoding malectin isoform X1, with the translated sequence MLRPRAAEGAAVALLRLLLLLLLSPELRNPGLGVAGAAGAGLPESVIWAVNAGGEAHVDVHGIHFRKDPLEGRVGRASDYGMKLPILRSTPEDQILYQTERYNEETFGYEVPVKEEGDYVLVLKFAEVYFAQSQQKVFDVRLNGHVVVKDLDIFDRVGHSTAHDEVIPLSIRKGKLSVQGEVSTFTGKLHIEFVKGYYDNPKVCALYIMAGTVDDVPKLQPHPGLEKKEEEEEEEEYDEGSNLKRQTNKNRVQSGPRTPNPYASDNSSLMFPILVAFGVFIPTLFCLCRL
- the Mlec gene encoding malectin isoform X2; this encodes MLRPRAAEGAAVALLRLLLLLLLSPELRNPGLGVAGAAGAGLPESVIWAVNAGGEAHVDVHGIHFRKDPLEGRVGRASDYGMKLPILRSTPEDQILYQTERYNEETFGYEVPVKEEGDYVLVLKFAEVYFAQSQQKMYQSCSLIQDWRRKKRRRRRKNMMRGLISKDRPTRTGCSQALAHLTPTPRTTAASCFLSWWPSECSFQPSSASAACEN